The DNA sequence CGTCGAACGCCTGGAGCACAAGCTGGGCATCAAGGCCTCCGACACCGCGGTGATCCGGTTCGACAACGCCCGCATCCCCAAGGACAACCTGCTGGGCAGCCCGGAGATCAACACCGAGAAGAGTTTCTCCGGGGTCATGGAGACCTTCGACAACACCCGGCCGATCGTGGCCGCGATGGCCGTCGGGGTCGCGCGCGCCGCGCTCGAAGAGCTGCGCAAGATGCTCACCGCCGCCGGCATCGAGATCTCCTATGACAAGCCGGCACACGCCCAGAGCGCGCCGGCAGCGGAGTTCCTGCGCATGGAGGCCGACTGGGAGTCGGCAAACCTGCTGACGCTGCGTTCGGCGTGGCAGGCCGACAACAACATCCCCAACTCCAAAGAGGCGTCGATGGGCAAGGCCAAAGCCGGCCGAGTCGCCAGCGACATCACCCTCAAGGCCGTCGAAATGGCCGGCACCCTGGGCTACTCCGAGCAGATGCTGCTGGAGAAGTGGAGCCGCGACTCGAAGATCCTGGACATCTTCGAAGGCACCCAGCAGATTCAGCTGCTGGTGGTGGCCCGCCGACTGCTCGGCCTGTCGTCGGCCGAGCTGAAGTAGCCGGTTTCCTTCTGGCGAGCAGACAGAGAATCGCACCCGCGGATGCCGCGTGGTGCGATTCTCTGTCTGCTCGCGCGACGGGGGCTCTTGCCCGGGGCCAAAACAAAAAGTAACGTCACTTTTAGTTCTGGCCCGATATTCGCATGACCTCCCCGGGAGTCGCCGATGGAATCCTTCGTCCACCTGCGCAAAGGCACCACGCCGCATCGCCTGCACGCCGACCTCGACGGCCTCAAGGACGACGAGCTGGGCCGTCGCGGCTTCACCGGCCGCACCGCCAACATGTACCGGCGCAACGACCCGACCGCCTATCGCGCCGAAGGCCCGCTGCGGCCCGTCGACGTGCTGGCCGCACACCTGCAGCCGACCGATGCCACCGACGCCACCGGCGATCCGCTGCTGCTGTTCAGCAATGCCGACTGCCGCATCCGGCTGTCCCGACGCAACGCGGAGATGCCGTTTCACATCCGCTACGTCGACGGCGACCTGCTCTGCTTCGTGCACATCGGGTCCGGGCTGTTGGAGACCGAATTCGGACCGCTGGACTACCGCGAGGGCGACTGGCTGTATCTGCCCAAGGCGACCACCTGGCGACAGCTACCCGCGGCCGAAACGACACTGCTGATGATCGAGGCCACCGATGACTTCCGGGTTCCACCGCCCGGTCCGCTGGGCCGGCATTTCCCGTTCGACCCTTCCCTGGTCGTCATCCCGGAACCAGCCCCCTTTGACCCAGATCCGTTCGACGATGGGCGCGACAGCTACGAGGTCCGGCTGATCCATGACGGCGGCCCGACAACGCTGCACTACCAACACAATCCGATCGACGTCGAGGGCTGGCGCGGCGACAACTTCGCGTTCTCGTTCAACATCGCCGACTACAACGTGGTGACGTCTGACAGCGTGCACCTGCCCCCGACGGTGCACCTGTTCATGCAGGCCACCGGGGTGTACGTG is a window from the Mycobacterium sp. SVM_VP21 genome containing:
- a CDS encoding homogentisate 1,2-dioxygenase: MESFVHLRKGTTPHRLHADLDGLKDDELGRRGFTGRTANMYRRNDPTAYRAEGPLRPVDVLAAHLQPTDATDATGDPLLLFSNADCRIRLSRRNAEMPFHIRYVDGDLLCFVHIGSGLLETEFGPLDYREGDWLYLPKATTWRQLPAAETTLLMIEATDDFRVPPPGPLGRHFPFDPSLVVIPEPAPFDPDPFDDGRDSYEVRLIHDGGPTTLHYQHNPIDVEGWRGDNFAFSFNIADYNVVTSDSVHLPPTVHLFMQATGVYVMNFLPKPAEGVAGTERTPWYHRNVDYDEIAFFHGGSLYGIPMPPGLISHAPQGVHHGAPEKARERARRKFDDYQRVDWQVIAIDTRRRLIPSPDVLAADLGQHA